Proteins from a single region of Desulfolutivibrio sulfoxidireducens:
- a CDS encoding IS5 family transposase, whose translation MNERNSKKPGIADYVVSRRRHKECFLDEIDRLIDWKPFEKLLRKKLSRVANAVGNPAYAPLPMFKILLLQRWYNLSDAAVEECLYDRLSFVRFVRLSLDHDQVPDSSTICRFRQSLLEKNVLKRLLDKLNHQLQRRGILVREGAIVDASVITSSRRPLKVIDILPEDREEDDDEASDVTISYSDDADAAWLRKGNRAYYGYKVHAATDSRDGFLLGGHVTPANHSDTQEFVDILDEIGPMPGGRIYADKGYSSQLNRHVLQARGLADGIMHKAARNRALNPAEKAANRQVSSVRSKVERAFGTLKRGYGFFRTRYLGVPKVELEFLLNAMAFNLKKAALKAAC comes from the coding sequence ATGAACGAGCGCAATTCCAAAAAGCCCGGCATTGCCGACTACGTCGTGTCCCGTCGCAGGCACAAGGAATGCTTCCTGGACGAAATAGATCGCCTCATTGACTGGAAGCCGTTTGAGAAGCTTCTTCGGAAAAAGCTTAGCCGGGTTGCCAATGCCGTTGGCAATCCCGCCTATGCGCCGTTGCCGATGTTTAAAATCCTTCTGCTCCAGAGGTGGTACAACCTGAGCGATGCGGCGGTGGAAGAATGCTTGTACGATCGGTTGTCCTTTGTCCGGTTCGTGCGCCTCTCCCTTGATCATGACCAAGTGCCCGATTCCTCGACCATTTGCCGGTTTCGGCAGAGCCTGCTTGAAAAAAACGTCTTGAAGCGGCTTCTGGACAAACTCAACCATCAACTCCAGCGGCGCGGCATACTGGTACGTGAAGGAGCCATCGTGGACGCGAGCGTCATCACCTCCTCGCGCCGCCCCCTCAAGGTGATCGATATTCTTCCCGAAGACCGCGAGGAAGATGACGACGAGGCGTCGGACGTAACCATCAGCTACTCCGATGACGCCGATGCGGCCTGGTTGCGCAAAGGGAACCGGGCATATTACGGCTACAAAGTCCATGCGGCCACGGACAGCCGGGACGGCTTTCTCCTTGGCGGCCATGTCACGCCGGCCAACCATTCGGATACGCAGGAATTCGTGGATATTCTGGATGAGATTGGCCCCATGCCAGGGGGCCGCATCTACGCAGACAAGGGATACAGCAGCCAGTTGAACAGGCATGTGCTCCAAGCCCGGGGACTTGCTGACGGCATCATGCATAAGGCCGCTCGCAACCGTGCGCTGAACCCCGCCGAAAAAGCGGCAAACCGCCAAGTCAGCAGTGTCCGGTCGAAGGTGGAACGGGCTTTCGGAACGCTCAAGCGAGGTTATGGATTCTTCCGGACGCGTTACCTTGGGGTGCCCAAGGTCGAGCTTGAATTTTTACTCAACGCCATGGCCTTCAACCTAAAAAAGGCGGCGCTCAAAGCGGCATGCTGA
- a CDS encoding SulP family inorganic anion transporter → MRGISLGPDLLAGLTLWGVLVPEAMAYAGMAGMPVQAGLYTLLASLPLYFLLGGSPVLVCAATSSESIMMAAIIAPLAGGDATRYAALTALLVCVTGSIFLLAGLFRLGRITSFLSKPVMTGFTFGLAIYIAASQLPKLLGLPRGQGDTLLQVVHLAEHLGRCNPVTLGVGASALGLLFLLERVAPRLPAGLCVMALGIFASRFLDLGPGHGVDTVHAFPSGLPSLAFSWFSLADMKTLAPAAAGLALVAFSQALGAAENYAGRFGQRVDVDRELTALGTANLGSALFGGLLAGGSMSSTAVNVQAGARSKVSTLVSALMTGLTLCYLAPIFQGLPEAILGAVVMHAVVRLMKVAEVRRYYSLNFNEFVLCLIALSGVVLLDILPGLVVAVAASLLRLVLYSSTIDISVMGEIKDCGVTWVAMSQHPTAREIPEIRVLRLEGALFFANAEKFRSAVVASCARPPTAKTLVLQFKANRRLCITSSDMLLALARELQKASVRLAFVDLSADMVRVFRRSGLAALVGEDRMYQSIEQAVADLQARPTDNIDFM, encoded by the coding sequence GTGCGCGGCATATCGCTTGGCCCTGATCTCCTGGCCGGCCTGACGTTATGGGGTGTGCTCGTCCCGGAGGCCATGGCTTATGCGGGCATGGCGGGGATGCCGGTTCAGGCCGGCCTCTACACGCTTCTGGCCTCGTTGCCGCTGTATTTTCTTTTGGGCGGCAGCCCCGTTTTGGTCTGCGCGGCCACCTCTTCCGAATCCATCATGATGGCGGCCATCATCGCCCCCTTGGCCGGAGGAGATGCGACCCGTTACGCCGCCCTCACGGCCCTGCTGGTGTGTGTGACCGGCTCCATATTCCTTCTGGCGGGCCTTTTCCGGCTCGGCCGCATCACCTCCTTTTTGTCCAAGCCCGTTATGACCGGCTTTACCTTCGGCCTGGCGATATACATCGCGGCCAGCCAATTGCCTAAGCTTCTCGGTCTGCCGCGCGGCCAGGGCGACACCCTCTTGCAGGTGGTACACCTGGCCGAACATCTTGGCCGCTGCAATCCGGTCACCCTCGGGGTCGGCGCCTCGGCCCTGGGCCTGCTCTTTCTGTTGGAAAGGGTCGCCCCGCGCCTTCCGGCCGGCCTTTGCGTCATGGCTCTGGGGATCTTTGCCTCCAGGTTTCTCGATCTGGGGCCGGGCCACGGCGTGGACACGGTGCACGCCTTTCCGTCTGGCCTGCCGTCGCTTGCGTTTTCCTGGTTCAGCCTGGCCGACATGAAAACCCTGGCCCCGGCTGCGGCCGGTTTGGCGCTGGTGGCCTTTTCGCAGGCCCTGGGCGCGGCGGAAAACTACGCCGGAAGGTTCGGCCAGCGCGTGGATGTGGACAGGGAGCTTACGGCCCTGGGGACGGCCAACCTGGGCAGCGCGCTTTTCGGGGGCCTGCTGGCCGGGGGCAGCATGTCCTCCACCGCCGTGAATGTTCAGGCCGGGGCCAGGAGCAAGGTCTCAACGCTGGTCAGCGCGTTGATGACCGGGCTGACACTTTGTTACCTCGCCCCGATATTTCAGGGCCTTCCCGAGGCGATTCTGGGGGCCGTGGTGATGCACGCCGTGGTCCGGCTCATGAAGGTTGCCGAAGTCAGGCGATATTACAGCCTGAATTTCAATGAATTCGTGCTCTGCCTGATCGCCTTGAGCGGCGTGGTGCTGCTCGACATCCTGCCCGGGCTGGTTGTCGCGGTGGCGGCTTCCCTGCTTCGCCTTGTCCTGTACTCCAGCACCATCGATATTTCCGTGATGGGGGAGATCAAGGATTGCGGCGTCACCTGGGTGGCCATGAGCCAGCATCCCACGGCCCGGGAGATTCCTGAAATCCGTGTTCTGCGCCTGGAAGGGGCGCTTTTCTTCGCCAATGCCGAGAAATTTCGTTCCGCCGTTGTCGCGTCGTGCGCAAGACCACCCACGGCAAAAACCTTGGTCCTGCAATTCAAAGCCAATCGGCGCTTGTGCATCACCTCGTCCGACATGCTTCTGGCCTTGGCCCGCGAGCTGCAAAAGGCCTCGGTGCGGCTTGCCTTTGTGGATCTCTCCGCGGACATGGTGCGCGTGTTTCGAAGAAGCGGCCTGGCCGCCCTGGTGGGCGAGGATCGTATGTATCAGAGCATTGAACAGGCCGTGGCGGATCTACAGGCTAGGCCCACCGACAACATCGATTTCATGTGA
- a CDS encoding transposase, with protein MPKKVDAWGIVPGAIHSSLRYRRIGNRRSFEETNVSYSDDVEAAWLRKGNRAYYGYKIHAATDSQDGDLPSGHVTPANRSDTEGLPVARRKWSRARWLRLRGQRVLQPVKPLRALDARVPG; from the coding sequence ATGCCCAAGAAGGTCGATGCGTGGGGAATAGTACCGGGAGCAATACATAGTTCACTCCGTTACCGCCGCATAGGCAATCGCCGATCCTTCGAAGAGACCAATGTGAGCTACTCCGATGATGTCGAAGCGGCTTGGCTTCGCAAAGGAAACCGGGCGTATTACGGATACAAGATCCATGCGGCCACGGATAGCCAGGACGGCGATCTGCCTAGTGGCCACGTCACGCCAGCCAATCGCTCGGATACGGAGGGACTGCCAGTTGCTCGACGAAAGTGGTCTCGGGCGAGGTGGCTGCGTCTACGAGGACAAAGGGTACTCCAGCCAGTGAAACCGTTACGTGCTCTAGATGCGCGGGTTCCAGGATAG
- a CDS encoding beta strand repeat-containing protein: protein MADLILVGTAGDDTLTGGFGNDILNGLGGNDDLTGGFGNDTVAGGDGDDSLYGGMGNDSISGNDGDDYLEGGLDDDVINGGAGVDTVGYAQATGGVTVDLGITTAQDTGSAGYDLLTDVENLSGSSHNDFLTGDDQANSIEGYGGEDVLDGGGGNDTLSGDDGNDVLDGGSGEDFLYGGYGNDIITGGDGYDNIYGNAGDDTILAGAGDDVIFGGDGNDILVGGSGSDTAYYSWISSAVTVSLAVSTAQNTGGAGVDTLIGIENLYGGDGSDTLTGNSLANRIHANDGDDTCFGGGGNDTLWGVGGNDSLGGDAGNDSIYGGDGNDTLIGGLGNDYLNGGDGVDTADYTTATGAVTVNLTLTVGQNTGGGGTDTLSEMENIRGGGGDDTLTGDAQANFLEGGSGNDSLTGGDGNDTLDGGTGNDTLSGGTGSDTVSYAWATGDVTVSTGTTTAQDTGGGGTDTLASIENVIGGGGDDVLTGNSPANTLVGGAGNDSLSGGIGNDSLDGGTGNDTLDGGTDNDTLFGGSGSDTVSYAWASAAVTVSTGTTTAQDTGAGGTDTFSSIENVIGGSGSDVLTGNSPANTLAGGAGNDTLAGGIGNDSLSGGTGNDSLDGGTDDDTLDGGTGNDTLAGGSGSDTVSYAWATAAVTVSTGTTTAQDTGAGGTDTFSSIENVVGGSGNDILTGNSPANILAGEAGDDSLSGGLGNDSLDGGTGNDTLDGGTGNDTLAGGSGSDTASYAWATTAVTVSTGTTTAQDTGAGGTDTFSSIENVIGGSGNDILTGNSPANILAGEAGDDSLSGGIGNDSLSGGTDDDTLDGGTGNDTLAGGSGSDTASYAWATAAVTVSTGTTTAQDTGAGGTDTFSSIENVVGGAGNDVLTGNSPANTFAGGAGNDTLTGGLGSDTLTGGTGNDVFVYTATTESPSGTGRDTITDFATGDTIRLTAIDANTGLAGNQAFTYIGSSAFTGVAGQLNYVSGIVSGDINGDGTADFQIRLSNTATLTAGSFDL, encoded by the coding sequence ATGGCTGACTTGATCTTGGTCGGGACGGCGGGCGACGACACGCTCACCGGCGGCTTTGGCAACGACATTCTCAACGGACTCGGCGGAAACGACGACCTCACCGGCGGTTTTGGCAACGATACCGTGGCGGGCGGAGACGGTGACGATTCTCTGTATGGCGGCATGGGCAACGACAGCATTTCCGGCAATGACGGTGACGATTATCTGGAGGGAGGGCTGGATGACGACGTCATCAACGGTGGTGCCGGCGTCGACACCGTGGGCTATGCCCAAGCGACCGGCGGAGTCACCGTGGACCTTGGGATCACCACGGCCCAGGACACGGGCTCGGCGGGTTACGACCTCCTCACCGACGTCGAAAACCTCAGCGGCAGCTCCCATAACGACTTCCTGACGGGCGACGATCAGGCCAATTCCATAGAGGGATATGGCGGTGAGGATGTCCTGGATGGAGGGGGAGGCAATGACACCCTCAGCGGCGACGATGGCAATGACGTTTTGGACGGCGGCTCGGGGGAAGACTTTCTGTACGGGGGGTACGGCAACGATATCATAACCGGTGGGGACGGCTACGACAATATCTATGGGAACGCCGGCGACGACACCATCCTCGCCGGCGCGGGCGATGACGTCATTTTCGGCGGGGACGGAAACGATATCCTGGTCGGCGGTTCGGGCAGCGACACGGCCTACTACTCCTGGATCTCCAGCGCGGTCACGGTGAGCCTTGCCGTGTCCACGGCCCAGAATACCGGCGGCGCGGGCGTGGACACCCTGATCGGCATCGAGAACCTCTACGGTGGCGACGGAAGCGATACCCTGACCGGCAACAGTCTGGCGAATCGTATCCATGCGAATGATGGCGACGACACCTGCTTCGGCGGCGGCGGCAACGACACGCTCTGGGGTGTCGGCGGAAACGATTCCTTGGGCGGCGACGCTGGAAACGACTCGATTTACGGAGGGGACGGCAACGACACCCTGATCGGGGGCCTGGGCAACGATTACCTCAACGGCGGGGACGGCGTCGACACGGCGGACTACACGACCGCAACCGGGGCGGTCACCGTGAACCTGACCCTGACCGTCGGACAGAATACGGGCGGCGGCGGCACGGATACCCTCAGCGAAATGGAAAACATCCGAGGCGGCGGTGGAGATGATACCCTGACCGGCGATGCCCAGGCCAACTTCCTGGAAGGCGGTTCCGGCAACGACTCCCTCACCGGCGGGGACGGCAACGACACCCTGGACGGCGGCACGGGCAACGACACCCTGAGCGGCGGCACCGGTTCGGATACGGTAAGCTACGCCTGGGCCACCGGAGACGTGACCGTGAGCACGGGCACAACCACGGCCCAGGACACCGGCGGGGGCGGCACGGACACCTTGGCCTCCATTGAAAACGTCATCGGCGGTGGCGGCGATGACGTCCTGACCGGCAATTCCCCGGCCAATACCCTTGTGGGCGGGGCCGGCAACGACAGCCTGTCCGGGGGCATCGGCAACGATTCCCTGGACGGGGGCACGGGCAACGACACCCTGGACGGCGGAACGGACAACGACACCCTTTTCGGCGGGTCCGGATCGGATACGGTAAGCTACGCCTGGGCCTCGGCCGCCGTGACCGTGTCCACCGGCACGACCACGGCCCAGGACACCGGGGCCGGCGGCACGGACACCTTCTCCTCCATCGAAAACGTCATCGGCGGCAGCGGCAGCGACGTCCTGACCGGCAATTCCCCGGCCAACACCCTCGCGGGCGGGGCGGGCAACGACACCCTGGCCGGGGGCATCGGCAACGACAGCCTTTCCGGAGGAACCGGCAACGACTCCCTGGACGGAGGAACCGACGACGACACCCTGGACGGGGGCACGGGCAACGACACCCTGGCCGGCGGTTCCGGTTCGGATACCGTAAGCTACGCCTGGGCCACGGCCGCCGTGACCGTGTCCACCGGCACGACCACGGCCCAGGACACCGGGGCCGGCGGCACGGACACCTTCTCCTCCATCGAAAACGTCGTCGGCGGCAGCGGGAACGACATCCTGACCGGGAATTCCCCGGCCAACATCCTTGCGGGCGAGGCCGGCGACGACAGCCTGTCCGGGGGCCTCGGCAACGATTCCCTGGACGGGGGTACGGGCAACGACACCCTGGACGGGGGCACGGGCAACGACACCCTGGCCGGCGGTTCCGGTTCGGATACGGCCAGCTACGCCTGGGCCACCACCGCCGTGACCGTGTCCACCGGCACGACCACGGCCCAGGACACCGGGGCCGGCGGCACGGACACCTTCTCCTCCATCGAAAACGTCATCGGCGGCAGCGGGAATGACATCCTGACCGGTAATTCCCCGGCCAACATCCTTGCGGGCGAGGCCGGCGACGACAGTCTGTCCGGGGGCATCGGCAACGACAGCCTTTCCGGAGGAACTGACGACGACACGCTCGATGGAGGCACGGGCAACGACACCCTGGCCGGCGGTTCCGGTTCGGATACGGCCAGCTACGCCTGGGCCACGGCCGCCGTGACCGTGTCCACCGGCACGACCACGGCCCAGGACACCGGGGCCGGCGGCACGGACACCTTCTCCTCCATCGAAAACGTCGTTGGCGGTGCCGGAAATGACGTCCTGACCGGCAATTCCCCAGCCAACACGTTCGCCGGCGGGGCCGGGAACGATACCCTGACCGGGGGGCTTGGCTCCGACACCCTGACCGGAGGAACCGGGAACGACGTGTTCGTGTACACCGCCACCACCGAGTCCCCCAGCGGGACCGGCCGGGACACCATTACGGACTTCGCCACGGGAGACACGATCCGCCTGACCGCCATCGACGCCAACACGGGCCTAGCCGGAAACCAGGCCTTCACCTACATCGGCTCTTCGGCATTCACGGGCGTGGCGGGACAATTGAACTATGTCAGCGGCATCGTCTCCGGGGACATAAACGGCGACGGAACCGCCGACTTCCAGATCCGTCTGTCCAATACCGCGACCCTGACGGCGGGTTCGTTCGATCTGTAG
- a CDS encoding calcium-binding protein, which yields MATLTGTEGNDFLVGGSGDDALFGYGGNDTLLGGDGDDNFRGAAGDDILSGNDGGDYIGGGDGNDILSGDAGEDSLYGDGGNDTLLGGADNDDLRGDAGDDILSGNDGDDYLDGYGGNDTLLGGAGDDTLNGGEDNDDLCGNDGEDTLYGYVGDDTLSGGAGNDTLDGGTGNDYLSGDDGNDRLTGAAGNDTLLGGAGNDHAQGGADNDDLRGNDGKDTLYGDAGNDTLLGGEGNDYARGGADNDDLRGNDGDDTLHGDDGDDILSGDAGIDSLWGGDGHDTLLGGAGDDSLWGEAGNDTLLGGAGDDNLWGGEDNDVLRGDGGEDTFWGGAGDDSLWGGEDNDVLHGDGGDDTLDGGTGNDSLSGDAGNDTLLGGAGDDTLDGGTGNDSLSGDVGNDTLLGGVGNDTLLGDAGNDTLDGGTGDDTLSGGSGSDTVSYAWATLALTVSTGTTTAQDIGDGGTDTFSSIENLIGGSGNDVLTGNSPANTLVGNAGDDSLSGGIGNDSLDGGAGNDTLDGGTDNDTLSGGSGSDTASYAWATEAVTVSTGRTTAQDTGGGGTDTLSRIENVIGGSGNDVLTGNSPANTLVGNAGDDSLSGGIGNDVLDGGTGNDTLDGGTDNDTLSGGSGSDTVSYAWATSAVTVSTGTTTAQDTGAGGTDTFSSIENVIGGSGDDILTGNSPANTLVGNAGDDSLSGGIGNDSLDGGAGNDTLDGGTDNDTLSGGSGSDTVSYAWATEAVTVTTGRTTAQDTGGGGTDTLSRIENVIGGSGNDVLTGNSPANILVGGAGDDTLTGGLGSDTLTGGTGNDVFVYTSTLESPSGSGRDTITDFAAGDTIRLTAIDANTGLAGNQAFTYIGSSAFTGVAGQLNYVSGIVSGDINGDGTADFQIALSNSATLTAASFDL from the coding sequence ATGGCCACACTAACTGGAACTGAAGGAAACGACTTTCTGGTTGGTGGAAGTGGAGACGACGCTTTATTTGGATATGGTGGCAACGATACCCTTTTGGGCGGCGACGGCGACGACAACTTCCGCGGTGCCGCCGGCGACGACATCCTGTCCGGCAACGATGGCGGCGACTACATCGGCGGCGGCGATGGCAACGACATCCTGTCCGGCGACGCGGGCGAGGACAGCCTCTACGGCGACGGCGGCAACGATACCCTTTTGGGCGGCGCGGACAACGACGACCTCCGCGGCGACGCCGGCGACGACATCCTGTCCGGCAACGATGGCGACGACTACCTCGACGGTTACGGCGGCAACGATACCCTTTTGGGCGGCGCGGGCGACGACACCCTGAACGGCGGCGAGGACAACGACGACCTCTGCGGCAACGATGGCGAGGACACCCTCTACGGCTACGTTGGCGACGACACCCTGTCCGGCGGCGCGGGCAACGACACCTTGGACGGGGGCACGGGCAACGATTATCTGTCCGGCGACGATGGCAACGATCGTTTAACTGGCGCCGCCGGCAACGATACCCTTTTGGGCGGCGCGGGCAACGACCACGCTCAAGGCGGCGCGGACAACGACGACCTCCGCGGCAACGATGGCAAGGACACCCTCTACGGCGACGCCGGCAACGATACCCTTTTGGGCGGCGAGGGCAACGACTACGCTCGAGGCGGCGCGGATAACGACGACCTCCGCGGCAACGATGGCGATGACACCCTCCACGGCGACGACGGCGACGACATCCTGTCCGGAGACGCGGGCATCGACAGCCTCTGGGGCGGCGACGGCCACGATACCCTTTTGGGTGGCGCGGGCGACGACAGCCTCTGGGGCGAAGCCGGCAACGATACCCTTTTGGGCGGCGCGGGCGACGACAACCTCTGGGGCGGCGAGGACAACGACGTCCTCCGCGGCGACGGTGGCGAGGACACCTTCTGGGGCGGCGCGGGCGACGACAGCCTCTGGGGCGGCGAGGACAACGACGTCCTCCACGGCGACGGCGGCGACGACACCCTGGACGGCGGCACGGGCAACGACTCCCTCTCCGGCGACGCCGGCAACGATACCCTTTTGGGCGGCGCGGGCGACGACACCCTGGACGGCGGCACGGGCAACGACTCCCTCTCCGGCGACGTCGGCAACGATACCCTTTTGGGCGGCGTCGGCAACGATACCCTTCTGGGCGACGCGGGGAACGACACCCTGGACGGCGGCACGGGCGACGACACCCTGTCCGGCGGTTCCGGATCGGATACGGTAAGCTACGCCTGGGCCACATTAGCCCTGACCGTGAGCACCGGCACGACCACGGCCCAGGACATCGGGGACGGCGGCACGGACACTTTCTCCTCCATTGAAAACCTCATCGGCGGTAGCGGGAACGACGTCCTGACCGGAAATTCCCCGGCCAACACCCTGGTTGGCAACGCCGGCGACGACAGCCTGTCCGGGGGCATCGGCAACGACTCCCTGGACGGCGGGGCCGGCAACGACACCCTGGACGGCGGCACGGACAACGACACCCTGTCCGGCGGGTCCGGATCGGATACGGCAAGCTACGCCTGGGCCACCGAGGCCGTGACCGTCTCCACCGGCAGGACCACAGCCCAGGACACCGGAGGGGGCGGCACCGACACCCTGTCCAGAATCGAAAACGTCATCGGCGGCTCCGGAAACGACGTCCTGACCGGCAACTCCCCGGCCAACACCCTGGTTGGCAACGCCGGCGACGACAGCCTGTCCGGGGGCATCGGCAACGACGTCCTGGACGGCGGGACCGGGAACGACACCCTGGACGGCGGCACGGACAACGACACCCTGTCCGGCGGCTCCGGGTCGGATACGGTAAGCTACGCCTGGGCCACATCAGCCGTGACCGTGAGCACCGGCACAACCACAGCCCAGGACACCGGGGCTGGCGGCACGGACACCTTCTCCTCCATCGAAAATGTCATTGGCGGGTCCGGCGACGACATTCTGACCGGCAACTCCCCGGCCAACACGCTGGTGGGCAACGCCGGCGACGACAGCCTGTCCGGGGGCATCGGCAACGATTCCCTGGACGGCGGGGCCGGCAACGACACCCTGGACGGCGGCACGGACAACGACACCCTGTCCGGCGGCTCCGGGTCGGATACGGTAAGCTACGCCTGGGCCACCGAGGCCGTGACCGTCACCACCGGCAGGACCACAGCCCAGGACACCGGAGGAGGCGGCACCGACACCCTGTCCAGAATCGAAAACGTCATCGGCGGGTCTGGAAACGACGTCCTGACCGGCAATTCCCCGGCCAACATCCTGGTCGGCGGCGCGGGCGACGACACCCTGACCGGAGGTCTCGGCTCCGACACCCTGACCGGCGGCACCGGGAACGACGTGTTCGTGTACACCTCAACACTCGAGTCCCCCAGCGGAAGCGGCCGGGACACCATCACGGACTTCGCCGCGGGAGACACGATCCGCCTGACCGCCATCGACGCCAACACGGGCCTAGCCGGAAACCAGGCCTTCACCTACATCGGCTCGTCGGCCTTCACGGGCGTGGCGGGACAATTGAACTATGTCAGCGGCATCGTCTCCGGGGACATAAACGGCGACGGAACCGCCGACTTCCAGATAGCACTGTCCAACAGCGCGACCCTGACGGCGGCCTCGTTCGACCTGTAG